From Chryseobacterium sp. H1D6B, a single genomic window includes:
- the map gene encoding type I methionyl aminopeptidase codes for MIQLKTIDELRLMKQSAQLVSKTLGMLAKEIKPGITTLYLDKLAHDFIKDHGGEPAFLGYGGFPNSLCISPNEQVVHGFPNNDIIKEGDILSVDCGAVLNGFVGDHAYTFEIGEVAPEVKKLLQVSKESLYKGIAQCVRGKRIGDISHAIQAHCEKEGYGVVKELVGHGLGRKMHEDPQVPNYGRQGSGKVIKDGLALAIEPMINLGTEKVKFHNDGWTVTTLDNQPSAHFEHDVAVINGKPVLLSTFKYVYEALGIESDEEKPFQMDF; via the coding sequence ATGATTCAATTAAAAACGATAGACGAACTTCGTCTGATGAAGCAGAGTGCTCAGTTAGTTTCTAAAACGCTGGGAATGCTGGCTAAAGAGATCAAACCGGGGATCACTACCTTGTATCTAGATAAATTAGCCCACGATTTTATTAAAGATCATGGGGGCGAACCTGCATTCTTAGGATATGGAGGATTTCCAAACTCATTATGTATCTCTCCAAATGAGCAGGTGGTACACGGTTTCCCGAACAATGATATTATTAAAGAAGGAGATATTCTTTCTGTAGACTGCGGTGCTGTTTTAAATGGTTTTGTAGGAGATCATGCTTACACATTTGAAATCGGAGAAGTAGCACCGGAAGTAAAAAAACTGCTGCAGGTTTCAAAAGAATCACTTTACAAAGGTATTGCACAATGTGTAAGAGGAAAGAGAATTGGAGACATTTCTCATGCAATCCAGGCACATTGTGAAAAAGAAGGATATGGAGTAGTAAAAGAATTAGTAGGGCACGGACTAGGAAGAAAAATGCATGAAGACCCTCAGGTTCCCAACTACGGAAGACAAGGAAGCGGAAAAGTGATCAAAGACGGTTTAGCACTTGCTATTGAACCGATGATCAATTTAGGAACAGAAAAAGTTAAATTCCATAATGACGGATGGACGGTAACTACTTTAGACAACCAGCCTTCAGCACATTTTGAACATGATGTTGCCGTAATCAACGGAAAACCGGTCTTACTTTCTACTTTTAAATATGTTTATGAAGCGTTAGGTATTGAAAGTGATGAGGAGAAGCCTTTCCAAATGGACTTTTAA
- a CDS encoding Crp/Fnr family transcriptional regulator: MNINEIIDNIYPIPEASKVKLTAFITEAAYPKCHCLMEADKIIPYIYFIKKGIVRAYASTDANDITFWFGSEGETVISMKSYVEDKPGYENIELLEDCEFYKLETESLRKLFNEDIHIANWGRKFAERELVKTEELIISRQFKTALERYKDLMREKPNLLRRVQLGYIASYLGITQVSLSRIRAEIK; encoded by the coding sequence ATGAACATCAACGAAATTATTGACAATATATATCCGATTCCAGAGGCATCTAAAGTGAAATTAACCGCATTCATCACTGAAGCAGCCTATCCAAAATGCCACTGCTTAATGGAAGCCGACAAAATAATTCCCTATATCTATTTTATAAAAAAAGGAATTGTACGCGCTTACGCCTCTACTGATGCTAACGATATTACTTTTTGGTTTGGAAGTGAAGGGGAAACCGTGATCTCCATGAAGAGTTATGTAGAAGATAAACCGGGCTATGAAAACATTGAACTTTTAGAGGACTGCGAATTTTATAAACTTGAAACGGAAAGCTTAAGAAAACTTTTCAATGAAGATATTCATATTGCTAACTGGGGAAGAAAATTTGCAGAAAGAGAATTGGTAAAAACGGAAGAATTAATCATTTCAAGGCAGTTCAAAACAGCTTTAGAACGGTATAAAGATCTGATGAGGGAGAAGCCTAATCTTCTCAGAAGAGTCCAGCTGGGGTATATTGCTTCTTATTTAGGAATCACTCAGGTGAGTTTAAGCAGAATCCGGGCGGAAATAAAATAA
- a CDS encoding class I SAM-dependent methyltransferase gives MKKAAKFLLNKVPRPILIKMSIWARPLIYQFFKGDEFFDPIDGRSYRKFLPYGYGKQRENALSPGTLSLERHRQMWLYLQNETDFFIKNYKVLHIAPEQEFLRKFKKMQNLEYTSADLFSPIVDVKADILDLPFENESFDIVICNHVLEHIEDDAKAMSELYRVMKHGGWGIFQVPMRSSLEKTYEDFTIKDPKERQKHFGQYDHVRWYGLDYFDRLRKAGFETEPNFYSQQFSEEEIRKFGLMKNEILPVVLKK, from the coding sequence ATGAAAAAAGCCGCTAAGTTTTTATTAAATAAAGTACCCCGTCCCATACTGATCAAAATGAGTATCTGGGCGAGGCCTCTTATTTATCAGTTTTTTAAAGGAGATGAATTTTTTGATCCTATCGATGGAAGATCTTACCGCAAGTTTCTTCCTTATGGGTATGGTAAGCAGAGAGAAAATGCATTATCTCCCGGAACTTTAAGTCTGGAAAGACACCGCCAGATGTGGCTGTATCTTCAAAATGAAACTGATTTTTTTATTAAAAACTATAAAGTTCTTCACATCGCTCCAGAGCAGGAATTTTTAAGAAAGTTTAAAAAGATGCAGAATCTGGAGTATACTTCTGCAGATTTGTTTTCTCCGATTGTAGATGTAAAAGCTGATATCCTGGACCTTCCTTTTGAAAATGAAAGTTTTGATATTGTCATATGCAATCATGTCTTAGAGCATATTGAAGATGATGCAAAAGCAATGAGTGAATTATACCGGGTGATGAAACATGGAGGATGGGGGATTTTCCAGGTTCCTATGAGAAGTTCGCTTGAAAAAACATATGAAGATTTCACCATAAAAGATCCTAAAGAAAGACAAAAACATTTCGGACAGTATGACCATGTCCGCTGGTACGGATTAGATTATTTTGACCGCTTGAGAAAAGCAGGTTTTGAAACAGAACCTAATTTTTATTCCCAGCAGTTTTCAGAAGAAGAAATCAGAAAATTCGGTTTAATGAAAAATGAAATTCTGCCGGTAGTTTTAAAAAAATAA
- a CDS encoding acyl-ACP desaturase: MYQTLVRKEVMGILEKEVGSFLEKFLTPIEKIWQPSDYLPDPSTDQFKYDLDEIQTFAREMPYDLFVTLIGDCITEEALPSYESWLMGVEGINQEENKVGWASWIRSWTAEENRHGDLLNKYLYLCGRVNMRQVEITTQYLISDGFDIGTSMDPYRNFVYTSFQETATNISHRRVGTLAKQSGNGKLAKMCGVIAADEARHAKAYKHFVAKILELDPSEMILAFEDMMRKKIVMPAHLMRQSGQKAGELWGHFSDAAQRCMVYTGQDYINIMKDLLDEWKIEHIKGLTEKAEKAQEYLMKLPGRLQKITDRVSTPDLQFEFSWVKK, encoded by the coding sequence ATGTATCAGACGCTTGTTAGGAAAGAAGTAATGGGAATTTTGGAAAAGGAAGTGGGTTCTTTTCTGGAAAAATTTTTAACGCCAATTGAAAAAATATGGCAGCCATCAGACTATCTTCCAGATCCTTCAACTGATCAGTTTAAATATGATTTAGATGAAATCCAGACTTTTGCACGTGAAATGCCTTATGATCTTTTCGTTACACTGATTGGAGACTGTATTACAGAAGAAGCACTGCCTTCTTATGAATCATGGTTAATGGGTGTAGAAGGAATCAACCAGGAAGAAAATAAAGTTGGCTGGGCAAGCTGGATACGATCTTGGACCGCTGAAGAGAACAGACATGGAGATTTACTGAATAAGTATCTTTATCTATGCGGAAGAGTAAACATGAGACAGGTTGAGATCACTACCCAATATTTAATCAGTGACGGTTTTGATATCGGAACCAGTATGGATCCATACAGAAACTTCGTATATACAAGCTTTCAAGAAACCGCTACTAACATCTCGCACAGAAGAGTGGGGACACTTGCCAAACAATCTGGAAACGGAAAATTAGCTAAAATGTGCGGTGTCATTGCAGCAGATGAAGCAAGACACGCTAAGGCATACAAACATTTCGTTGCAAAAATCCTTGAATTAGATCCGTCAGAAATGATTTTGGCATTTGAAGATATGATGCGTAAGAAAATAGTAATGCCTGCCCATTTAATGAGACAGTCTGGTCAAAAAGCAGGAGAGCTTTGGGGACATTTTTCAGATGCGGCACAGCGATGTATGGTGTATACAGGACAGGATTACATCAATATCATGAAAGATCTATTGGACGAATGGAAAATAGAGCACATCAAAGGGCTTACTGAAAAAGCAGAAAAAGCGCAGGAATATCTAATGAAATTACCTGGCAGACTACAGAAAATTACAGATAGAGTTTCTACACCAGATTTACAATTTGAGTTCAGCTGGGTGAAGAAATAG
- a CDS encoding multidrug efflux SMR transporter, translating to MNWIILVIAGLFEVAFASCLGKVKETSGNEMYYWFGGFLVSLVISMLLLIKATQTLPIGTAYAVWTGIGAVGTVLMGILVFKDPVSFWRIFFISTLIGSVIGLKAVSH from the coding sequence ATGAATTGGATCATCTTAGTTATTGCAGGATTATTTGAAGTGGCGTTTGCTTCATGCTTAGGAAAAGTAAAAGAAACATCTGGAAACGAGATGTATTATTGGTTTGGAGGATTTCTAGTTTCTCTGGTTATCAGTATGCTTTTATTGATCAAAGCTACGCAGACCCTGCCTATTGGAACGGCTTATGCGGTCTGGACAGGAATTGGTGCTGTAGGAACTGTATTAATGGGAATTTTAGTGTTTAAAGATCCTGTGAGCTTCTGGAGAATATTTTTCATTTCAACTTTGATCGGTTCTGTGATTGGTCTGAAAGCAGTTTCTCACTAA